In a genomic window of Cynocephalus volans isolate mCynVol1 chromosome 1, mCynVol1.pri, whole genome shotgun sequence:
- the CCNL1 gene encoding cyclin-L1 isoform X2, which yields MASGPHPTATAAAAASSAAPSAGGSSSGTTTTTTTTGGILIGDRLYSEVSLTIDHSLIPEERLSPTPSMQDGLDLPSETDLRILGCELIQAAGILLRLPQVAMATGQVLFHRFFYSKSFVKHSFEIVAMACINLASKIEEAPRRIRDVINVFHHLRQLRGKRTPSPLILDQNYINTKNQVIKAERRVLKELGFCVHVKHPHKIIVMYLQVLECERNQTLVQTAWNYMNDSLRTNVFVRFQPETIACACIYLAARALQIPLPTRPHWFLLFGTTEEEIQEICIETLRLYTRKKPNYELLEKEVEKRKVALQEAKLKAKGLNPDGTPALSTLGGFSPASKPSSPREVKAEEKSPISINVKTVKKEPEDRQQASKSPYNGVRKDSKRSRNSRSASRSRSRTRSRSRSHTPRRQLCTNPGMISLGATPEMGDLEEGSLCTGKNPHASHEALLRKPSPGTSSTCDELSTCLLGSPRPIYLPSAVRPSQTSQHCAHWFH from the exons ATGGCGTCCGGGCCTCACCCGACAGCgaccgctgccgccgccgcctcaTCGGCCGCCCCAAGCGCGGGTGGCTCCAGCTCCGGGACGACGACCACGACGACTACGACGGGAGGGATCCTGATCGGCGACCGCCTGTACTCGGAAGTTTCGCTCACCATCGACCACTCATTGATTCCGGAGGAGAGGCTGTCGCCCACCCCGTCCATGCAGGACGGGCTCGACCTGCCCAGTGAGACAGACCTGCGTATCCTGGGCTGCGAGCTCATCCAGGCCGCCGGCATTCTCCTCCGGCTGCCTCAG GTGGCGATGGCAACCGGGCAGGTGTTGTTTCATCGTTTTTTCTACTCCAAATCTTTCGTCAAACACAGTTTCGAG ATTGTTGCCATGGCTTGTATTAATCTTGCATCAAAAATCGAAGAAGCACCTAGAAGAATAAGAGATGTGATTAATGTATTCCATCATCTACGCCAGTTAAGAGGAAAAAG GACTCCAAGCCCCCTGATCCTTGATCAGAACTACATTAACACCAAAAATCAAGTTATCAAGGCAGAGAGGAGGGTGCTAAAGGAGTTGGGATTTTGTGTTCATGTCAAGCATCCCCATAAG ATCATTGTTATGTATTTACAAGTCTTAGAATGTGAACGTAATCAAACCCTGGTTCAAACTGCCTG GAATTATATGAATGACAGTCTTCGAACCAATGTTTTTGTTCGATTTCAACCAGAGACTATAGCGTGTGCTTGCATCTACCTTGCAGCTAGAGCGCTTCAG ATTCCATTGCCTACTCGTCCccattggtttcttctttttggtacTACGGAAGAGGAGATCCAGGAAATCTGCATAGAAACACTTAGGCTTTATACCAGAAAAAAG CCAAACTATGAGTTGCtggaaaaagaagtagaaaaaagaaaagtagcctTACAGGAAGCCAAATTAAAAGCAAAGGGATTGAATCCTGATGGAACTCCAGCCCTTTCAACCCTCGGTGGATTTTCTCCAGCCTCTAAACCAT CATCACCAAGAGAGGTAAAAGCTGAAGAAAAGTCACCAATCTCCATTAATGTGAAGACAGTCAAAAAAGAACCTGAGGATAGACAACAGGCTTCCAAAAGCCCTTACAATGG TGTAAGAAAAGACAGCAAGAGAAGTAGAAATAGCAGAAGTGCAAGTCGATCAAGGTCAAGAACACGATCACGTTCTAGATCTCATACTCCAAGAAGACA ACTGTGTACGAATCCAGGTATGATCTCACTTGGTGCCACCCCAGAGATGGGAGATCTGGAAGAAGGTTCTCTGTGCACTGGCAAGAATCCTCATGCATCACATGAAGCCCTTCTTAGAAAACCCAGTCCTGGAACCAGCAGCACCTGCGATGAGTTGTCCACCTGCCTTCTGGGGTCCCCTAGGCCCATCTACCTGCCCTCTGCTGTCAGACCCTCACAAACTTCTCAGCATTGTGCTCACTGGTTTCAT
- the CCNL1 gene encoding cyclin-L1 isoform X1, translating into MASGPHPTATAAAAASSAAPSAGGSSSGTTTTTTTTGGILIGDRLYSEVSLTIDHSLIPEERLSPTPSMQDGLDLPSETDLRILGCELIQAAGILLRLPQVAMATGQVLFHRFFYSKSFVKHSFEIVAMACINLASKIEEAPRRIRDVINVFHHLRQLRGKRTPSPLILDQNYINTKNQVIKAERRVLKELGFCVHVKHPHKIIVMYLQVLECERNQTLVQTAWNYMNDSLRTNVFVRFQPETIACACIYLAARALQIPLPTRPHWFLLFGTTEEEIQEICIETLRLYTRKKPNYELLEKEVEKRKVALQEAKLKAKGLNPDGTPALSTLGGFSPASKPSSPREVKAEEKSPISINVKTVKKEPEDRQQASKSPYNGVRKDSKRSRNSRSASRSRSRTRSRSRSHTPRRHYNNRRSRSGTYSSRSRSRSRSHSESPRRHHNHGSPHLKVKHTRDDLKSSNRHGHKRKKSRSRSQSKSRDHSDAAKKHRHERGHHRDRRERSRSFERSHKSKHHGGSRSGHSRHRR; encoded by the exons ATGGCGTCCGGGCCTCACCCGACAGCgaccgctgccgccgccgcctcaTCGGCCGCCCCAAGCGCGGGTGGCTCCAGCTCCGGGACGACGACCACGACGACTACGACGGGAGGGATCCTGATCGGCGACCGCCTGTACTCGGAAGTTTCGCTCACCATCGACCACTCATTGATTCCGGAGGAGAGGCTGTCGCCCACCCCGTCCATGCAGGACGGGCTCGACCTGCCCAGTGAGACAGACCTGCGTATCCTGGGCTGCGAGCTCATCCAGGCCGCCGGCATTCTCCTCCGGCTGCCTCAG GTGGCGATGGCAACCGGGCAGGTGTTGTTTCATCGTTTTTTCTACTCCAAATCTTTCGTCAAACACAGTTTCGAG ATTGTTGCCATGGCTTGTATTAATCTTGCATCAAAAATCGAAGAAGCACCTAGAAGAATAAGAGATGTGATTAATGTATTCCATCATCTACGCCAGTTAAGAGGAAAAAG GACTCCAAGCCCCCTGATCCTTGATCAGAACTACATTAACACCAAAAATCAAGTTATCAAGGCAGAGAGGAGGGTGCTAAAGGAGTTGGGATTTTGTGTTCATGTCAAGCATCCCCATAAG ATCATTGTTATGTATTTACAAGTCTTAGAATGTGAACGTAATCAAACCCTGGTTCAAACTGCCTG GAATTATATGAATGACAGTCTTCGAACCAATGTTTTTGTTCGATTTCAACCAGAGACTATAGCGTGTGCTTGCATCTACCTTGCAGCTAGAGCGCTTCAG ATTCCATTGCCTACTCGTCCccattggtttcttctttttggtacTACGGAAGAGGAGATCCAGGAAATCTGCATAGAAACACTTAGGCTTTATACCAGAAAAAAG CCAAACTATGAGTTGCtggaaaaagaagtagaaaaaagaaaagtagcctTACAGGAAGCCAAATTAAAAGCAAAGGGATTGAATCCTGATGGAACTCCAGCCCTTTCAACCCTCGGTGGATTTTCTCCAGCCTCTAAACCAT CATCACCAAGAGAGGTAAAAGCTGAAGAAAAGTCACCAATCTCCATTAATGTGAAGACAGTCAAAAAAGAACCTGAGGATAGACAACAGGCTTCCAAAAGCCCTTACAATGG TGTAAGAAAAGACAGCAAGAGAAGTAGAAATAGCAGAAGTGCAAGTCGATCAAGGTCAAGAACACGATCACGTTCTAGATCTCATACTCCAAGAAGACA TTATAATAATAGGCGGAGTCGATCTGGAACATACAGCTCGAGATCAAGAAGCAGGTCCCGCAGTCACAGTGAAAGCCCTCGAAGACATCATAATCATGGTTCTCCTCACCTTAAGGTCAAGCATaccagagatgatttaaaaagtTCAAACAGACATggtcataaaaggaaaaaatctcGTTCTCGATCTCAGAGCAAGTCTCGGGATCACTCAGATGCGGCCAAGAAACACAGGCATGAAAGGGGACATCATAGGGACAGACGTGAAAGATCGCGCTCCTTTGAGAGGTCCCATAAAAGCAAGCACCATGGTGGCAGTCGCTCAGGACATAGCAGGCACAGGCgctga
- the CCNL1 gene encoding cyclin-L1 isoform X4 has translation MKLSSWQQTPSPLILDQNYINTKNQVIKAERRVLKELGFCVHVKHPHKIIVMYLQVLECERNQTLVQTAWNYMNDSLRTNVFVRFQPETIACACIYLAARALQIPLPTRPHWFLLFGTTEEEIQEICIETLRLYTRKKPNYELLEKEVEKRKVALQEAKLKAKGLNPDGTPALSTLGGFSPASKPSSPREVKAEEKSPISINVKTVKKEPEDRQQASKSPYNGVRKDSKRSRNSRSASRSRSRTRSRSRSHTPRRHYNNRRSRSGTYSSRSRSRSRSHSESPRRHHNHGSPHLKVKHTRDDLKSSNRHGHKRKKSRSRSQSKSRDHSDAAKKHRHERGHHRDRRERSRSFERSHKSKHHGGSRSGHSRHRR, from the exons ATGAAGCTGTCGTCATGGCAACA GACTCCAAGCCCCCTGATCCTTGATCAGAACTACATTAACACCAAAAATCAAGTTATCAAGGCAGAGAGGAGGGTGCTAAAGGAGTTGGGATTTTGTGTTCATGTCAAGCATCCCCATAAG ATCATTGTTATGTATTTACAAGTCTTAGAATGTGAACGTAATCAAACCCTGGTTCAAACTGCCTG GAATTATATGAATGACAGTCTTCGAACCAATGTTTTTGTTCGATTTCAACCAGAGACTATAGCGTGTGCTTGCATCTACCTTGCAGCTAGAGCGCTTCAG ATTCCATTGCCTACTCGTCCccattggtttcttctttttggtacTACGGAAGAGGAGATCCAGGAAATCTGCATAGAAACACTTAGGCTTTATACCAGAAAAAAG CCAAACTATGAGTTGCtggaaaaagaagtagaaaaaagaaaagtagcctTACAGGAAGCCAAATTAAAAGCAAAGGGATTGAATCCTGATGGAACTCCAGCCCTTTCAACCCTCGGTGGATTTTCTCCAGCCTCTAAACCAT CATCACCAAGAGAGGTAAAAGCTGAAGAAAAGTCACCAATCTCCATTAATGTGAAGACAGTCAAAAAAGAACCTGAGGATAGACAACAGGCTTCCAAAAGCCCTTACAATGG TGTAAGAAAAGACAGCAAGAGAAGTAGAAATAGCAGAAGTGCAAGTCGATCAAGGTCAAGAACACGATCACGTTCTAGATCTCATACTCCAAGAAGACA TTATAATAATAGGCGGAGTCGATCTGGAACATACAGCTCGAGATCAAGAAGCAGGTCCCGCAGTCACAGTGAAAGCCCTCGAAGACATCATAATCATGGTTCTCCTCACCTTAAGGTCAAGCATaccagagatgatttaaaaagtTCAAACAGACATggtcataaaaggaaaaaatctcGTTCTCGATCTCAGAGCAAGTCTCGGGATCACTCAGATGCGGCCAAGAAACACAGGCATGAAAGGGGACATCATAGGGACAGACGTGAAAGATCGCGCTCCTTTGAGAGGTCCCATAAAAGCAAGCACCATGGTGGCAGTCGCTCAGGACATAGCAGGCACAGGCgctga
- the CCNL1 gene encoding cyclin-L1 isoform X3 codes for MASGPHPTATAAAAASSAAPSAGGSSSGTTTTTTTTGGILIGDRLYSEVSLTIDHSLIPEERLSPTPSMQDGLDLPSETDLRILGCELIQAAGILLRLPQVAMATGQVLFHRFFYSKSFVKHSFEIVAMACINLASKIEEAPRRIRDVINVFHHLRQLRGKRTPSPLILDQNYINTKNQVIKAERRVLKELGFCVHVKHPHKIIVMYLQVLECERNQTLVQTAWNYMNDSLRTNVFVRFQPETIACACIYLAARALQIPLPTRPHWFLLFGTTEEEIQEICIETLRLYTRKKPNYELLEKEVEKRKVALQEAKLKAKGLNPDGTPALSTLGGFSPASKPSSPREVKAEEKSPISINVKTVKKEPEDRQQASKSPYNGVRKDSKRSRNSRSASRSRSRTRSRSRSHTPRRQLPSKT; via the exons ATGGCGTCCGGGCCTCACCCGACAGCgaccgctgccgccgccgcctcaTCGGCCGCCCCAAGCGCGGGTGGCTCCAGCTCCGGGACGACGACCACGACGACTACGACGGGAGGGATCCTGATCGGCGACCGCCTGTACTCGGAAGTTTCGCTCACCATCGACCACTCATTGATTCCGGAGGAGAGGCTGTCGCCCACCCCGTCCATGCAGGACGGGCTCGACCTGCCCAGTGAGACAGACCTGCGTATCCTGGGCTGCGAGCTCATCCAGGCCGCCGGCATTCTCCTCCGGCTGCCTCAG GTGGCGATGGCAACCGGGCAGGTGTTGTTTCATCGTTTTTTCTACTCCAAATCTTTCGTCAAACACAGTTTCGAG ATTGTTGCCATGGCTTGTATTAATCTTGCATCAAAAATCGAAGAAGCACCTAGAAGAATAAGAGATGTGATTAATGTATTCCATCATCTACGCCAGTTAAGAGGAAAAAG GACTCCAAGCCCCCTGATCCTTGATCAGAACTACATTAACACCAAAAATCAAGTTATCAAGGCAGAGAGGAGGGTGCTAAAGGAGTTGGGATTTTGTGTTCATGTCAAGCATCCCCATAAG ATCATTGTTATGTATTTACAAGTCTTAGAATGTGAACGTAATCAAACCCTGGTTCAAACTGCCTG GAATTATATGAATGACAGTCTTCGAACCAATGTTTTTGTTCGATTTCAACCAGAGACTATAGCGTGTGCTTGCATCTACCTTGCAGCTAGAGCGCTTCAG ATTCCATTGCCTACTCGTCCccattggtttcttctttttggtacTACGGAAGAGGAGATCCAGGAAATCTGCATAGAAACACTTAGGCTTTATACCAGAAAAAAG CCAAACTATGAGTTGCtggaaaaagaagtagaaaaaagaaaagtagcctTACAGGAAGCCAAATTAAAAGCAAAGGGATTGAATCCTGATGGAACTCCAGCCCTTTCAACCCTCGGTGGATTTTCTCCAGCCTCTAAACCAT CATCACCAAGAGAGGTAAAAGCTGAAGAAAAGTCACCAATCTCCATTAATGTGAAGACAGTCAAAAAAGAACCTGAGGATAGACAACAGGCTTCCAAAAGCCCTTACAATGG TGTAAGAAAAGACAGCAAGAGAAGTAGAAATAGCAGAAGTGCAAGTCGATCAAGGTCAAGAACACGATCACGTTCTAGATCTCATACTCCAAGAAGACA
- the CCNL1 gene encoding cyclin-L1 isoform X5 — protein MASGPHPTATAAAAASSAAPSAGGSSSGTTTTTTTTGGILIGDRLYSEVSLTIDHSLIPEERLSPTPSMQDGLDLPSETDLRILGCELIQAAGILLRLPQVAMATGQVLFHRFFYSKSFVKHSFEIVAMACINLASKIEEAPRRIRDVINVFHHLRQLRGKRTPSPLILDQNYINTKNQVIKAERRVLKELGFCVHVKHPHKIIVMYLQVLECERNQTLVQTAWVVHDGII, from the exons ATGGCGTCCGGGCCTCACCCGACAGCgaccgctgccgccgccgcctcaTCGGCCGCCCCAAGCGCGGGTGGCTCCAGCTCCGGGACGACGACCACGACGACTACGACGGGAGGGATCCTGATCGGCGACCGCCTGTACTCGGAAGTTTCGCTCACCATCGACCACTCATTGATTCCGGAGGAGAGGCTGTCGCCCACCCCGTCCATGCAGGACGGGCTCGACCTGCCCAGTGAGACAGACCTGCGTATCCTGGGCTGCGAGCTCATCCAGGCCGCCGGCATTCTCCTCCGGCTGCCTCAG GTGGCGATGGCAACCGGGCAGGTGTTGTTTCATCGTTTTTTCTACTCCAAATCTTTCGTCAAACACAGTTTCGAG ATTGTTGCCATGGCTTGTATTAATCTTGCATCAAAAATCGAAGAAGCACCTAGAAGAATAAGAGATGTGATTAATGTATTCCATCATCTACGCCAGTTAAGAGGAAAAAG GACTCCAAGCCCCCTGATCCTTGATCAGAACTACATTAACACCAAAAATCAAGTTATCAAGGCAGAGAGGAGGGTGCTAAAGGAGTTGGGATTTTGTGTTCATGTCAAGCATCCCCATAAG ATCATTGTTATGTATTTACAAGTCTTAGAATGTGAACGTAATCAAACCCTGGTTCAAACTGCCTG GGTAGTCCATGATG GAATTATATGA